The Candidatus Nitrosocaldus cavascurensis genome segment ATGTTGTTGTAGTTGGTGCAGGTATAGCAGGGCTATCTGTAGCAGAGGCGATGCTTAACAAGGGTATGAAGGTGTGTATAATTGAGGCTAAGCATGCAGGGTACGGTGCTACAGGTAGATCTGCAGGGATAGCAACTGTACAGATGAACGATACTCTAGATGTAAGATTGGCAAAGAAGGGTATAGATATAATCAATACGTGGAGAAGGAGGTACAACCTTGATGGGATATTAAGCACTACAGGACTATTGAGCATAGATAGGCAAGGTTCTATCATGAAGTATGCTAGGCTATTCTCAGAGTGTGAGGTTGCATACGAGGTCATGGATGTTAGAGAAGCAATGGATAGATGGCCATGGTTAAGGTTTAATGTTGATGGTGTAGATGCTGAGGAGTGTATATACACCAAGGATGATGTATGCATGGACCCTCTTGTATTTGCTAGCGTATTTGCAGACAGGCTCAAGGATATGGGTGTTGAGTTTGCAACTGGTAGGGTAGATATCCAAAGCATGATGGTAGATGGAGAGCATGTTACTTTAAGGTTTGATAATGAGCATGTAGTTGCTGATACTCTAGTCCTATGCACTGGTGCTTGGAGCAAAGGTATAGGTAGATGGCTAGGCTATGCACCAACAACCATACTAAAGGTACCATTGATCTTCTTCAAGTATGATATAGGGGAGCATGATATGGTATTACCATTTGCAGATGAGATAAACCATACGTACTGGATACCCTCACGTGCAGGGATGCTTGTTGGTGCAGACTATACTGTTTGGGATGTAAATGAGGCTGAAGATGCATTAGGTGAAGAGTTTAGGGTAAAAGAAGGGGTTCATGTTGATGATCATTTGCTTACGTACATCAAGCATGTAAGGGAACTACTAGTGAAGAGGATCAACTTCCATGTGTATGAGAGCAAGGTGCACTTTGGACCAATAAGCATCACACCCGATGGTAGGCCTATAGTTGGAAGGGTACCAGAGTTCAAGAACCTCTACATACTTGATGGGCTTAGAGGCTATGGTCTTGCTAGAGCACCAGCACTTGCATACATGCTTGTAGAGCATATACTTGATGGTACTGATATAGTAGAAGAGTTAGGGTCGACGAGGTTCATCAGTACAAACGATACATGGTTAATACAAGAGGGTTAGTAGCAGGTGCGGGGGGTGGGATTTGAACCCACGAACCCCTAAGGGACTAGGTTCTGAGCCTAGCGCCTTTGACCATGCTTGGCGACCCCCGCATACATGATTGTAGTATGAGGGTATGCTACTGTATATTTTGGTTTATAGTTGTGTTGCATTGAATTGCATTAATATCATACATCTTTATATCATAAATAAGTAGGTAGTAGGATGTGTGATGATAACTTTGCTGACATATATATGATACAATACAATATGACGATCCGCTCTTCTATAGTTGCAATTAATAATTAATTATAACCTTTTCATACTCATCAATCTATCCATGAGTACTCTCTTTACACCATCCATATTCTTCACCCTTACTATGTATCTACCATTGCTGAGATGCCTATTCCATGGCTGATCGTAGAGGAGCACCAACCTACCCATTGCAGATATCCTCTCTGCATTTATTGGAGAGTCATCTATGAATACATCATATGCTAGATCTGCCTTATCTACTCCCCTTGCAACACTAACGTATTCATCATAAACTATATTGTTATGCTCAAGCCATCTCTTAACGTAATCCTTGGCTATCTGTGCACTTACTATATCAACCTTGCCTAAACTTCTAAGCATTGCTATAGAGTTAGCAATATCACTCTCTATCACTGGAACCTTGAGCCATTCCTTCCAACATGCTGCTAGTTCTGTATAGAACCTCTCTGCACTATATCCTATACTCTTCCAGAAGTCCCATCTCTGCACCTGCTCCTTGCTAAGTGATGAATTATGCTTTCTATTGTAATATGTTAGCCATACACTTATTATATCTGCAAGTACACCATCAACATCCACCGCTATCCTCATAATCCATCCTCATCCCAAGACAGTTAGATCACAAATAAATAATAAACCTTCCCAGCAACTAAGCAATAACCTGCTCTACCCTACTCTACTCTATGCTTATCTCACTACCCTCAAACTTCTTTGGTAGCCTAACCTGAAGAATGCCATTCCTGAACGATGCTCTAGCATATTTAGGCTCAACCCTTGCTGGGAGCCTTACACTCTTGCTATAGTTCTCAAACTCAACGTTACTGAACGTTATGCATCTATCCATCCTTGCCCTTATGAAGAGTGTATCCTCAGTTGCCTTCAACTCTATACTCTCTTTGCTTGCACATGGTATATCTAGCGTAACTATAACCTCCTCATCAGTCTCACTTATCTGTGTCAATGGTTTCAGCTCCCTTCTCTCTATATCGTACAACTGCTCATCAACATCCATGATCATGCTAGAGAGTGCCCTCTCCATGATCCTCCTCATCCTCCTATCCATCTCCTCTATCACATCGAATATATCACGCCTCTCTCCTTCCCCTTCCCTCCTCCTTCTCTCTTCATCACTCATATCCATCACCCATAGAATGTTGGAGTAGCCTTTAACCTTGGCTCTGCTAACATGCTCTCAGTCTGCTTCATCAACTCCCTTGTCTTTATCCTTATCATCTCAGCCTCCTCCCTCAACTCATTAAGATCTATGCCAATGTTGAGTGCCTTGTTTAGAACCTCTAGCGCCTCTATCGATGCAAATGGGTCTGGGAAGTTAAGATGGGATTGTGTGAAGAGAGTTAGTGTTGGTATATTCCTGCTTATGCATGCCTTTAGTATTGCTGCATATGCCCCAAATAATATCCCTTCCTCAAATACAAGTGCATGCGTTGATCTCATCAGTGATGATGTATGTTCATCTGTTGCTATATAGAATACCTTCGGCTTATCTATGTTAAGCCTGTTCTGTACTGGGATGCCTGTTATACTTACCACAAGCCTAGGGTTTACCCTCTTGAACCACTCTGCTATGCTAGTGACAAACTCCTGCAGGATTGAAGGGTGTATTGGCATCTCTGATATCAATGCTATCATATTGCTCCCATTTGAGTATAGTCTTATAGGATTCTTCACTTCTCCATGCCTAACTAGCAGTAATGGAGGTAAGAGATCAGACTCCACATGTCCTATCTCAGCCATCTTGATGCTGTCTATCATATATGAGACTGCTATGCTACCAACAAGCCCAACATCTGGAAGGCCTATAAAAATATAGGGTGATTCCATCTTTATGCTATCGTACTCTACAACCTTCATAATTCATCACTCCTATACTGCCAGCAATGTAAGCAAGCAATTCACTCAACCTTTATGGTGAATCCTTCTTGCTTTGAGCCCTTCTTCTTGAATGTTATCTCAAGTATGCCATTCTTGTAGGTTGATTTAGCACTTGCAGGATCAACCTCCTCTGGCAGATCTATGCTCTTGCTGTACTTCCTCTCAGGGTTCTCAGCCCTTATGTTAACACTCTTCTCAGTTGCTGTAACCCTGATATCCTCTTTGTTTATCCCTGGAAGTTCAACTATAACCTTCAGCTCTCCATCAGTGCTCATAACATCAACCAAAGGCTCCCTCTCCTCCTTCAGCGCTATCCTTCCACCAGTCAATGAAGGCCTAACATTGCCAAATTCTCTAATCACTGGCTTCCCATCAGGTCCTATGGTTAGAGAGTAACCATAGACGAATGGTCCCCACTCTCTCCTTACCCTTCCATCTGGTAGTTTGTACTCTCTAACAAGGTCCTTCGGTACCATCTCCTCAAGTTCTTTCATGCTCCTCTCGAACATCCTCTCCATCTCTCTCTCCATCTCACGCATCATCTCCTCTATCTCCTGCCAGAATGCGAATGGCCTTCTCCTCCTACTGAACCACTCCTCCCATGACATGCAGTTACCTACAATATGATAAGATAAAAATCTTTTCGTTCTTCTCGTATATTATTATGCATGTATTACCAGCATAAGTATGGAGTTATTTAGGTTATCAACCTGCATTTTTACGCTAAGCCATTATAAATAACAGCTGATGTAATATGGCTAGCATATGCTGAGTATTGTATTGTATAACATGCTAGTATATGATGTATACCCTCACTCTCTAAACTCCCTATCCAACTCCTCTATAAGGCGCCTCTGTCTTTCACTCAGAGTTGAAGGTGTTGGTACCTTAACGCTTACCTTTACAAGTTGATCCCCCCTGCCATAATAGTAGCCATCATGCCTAGGCAGACCTTTGCCCTTTATTGTGAATACTGTATCTGGCTGTGTACCAGGGGGTATCTTGAGTGTATAGTAGCCTCCATCAAGGAGTGGAACCTTAACATCGCCTCCAAGCACAAGCCTTGGGAAACTAACCTTAGCCTCATACACTATATCACTATTAGAGCGCTTGAAGAGTGGATGAGGTTTAACCCTAACCCTTATGTATACATCATATCCATCTACTGCATCATTATCCATGCCGTATCTATTGCTTTTGCTGCCATGCCCATCATCAAGCCTTAGCATTGTACCATCCTCAAGCCCTGCTGGTATACTAACCCCTACCCTCTCTATCCTCCTAACCCTTCCAGTACCATTGCAGGTGATGCATGGCCTTTCCACAATCCTACCCTTGCCATTGCACTCCCTGCATGGCTCTATGCTTACAAATGTACCAAACCTTGACTGCTCTATCACCCTCTTAACCTGCCCTGTGCCTTTGCATACAGTGCATGTCCTTATCCTACTATCTGGCATGGCTCCTGTACCCTTGCATGTACTACACTGCACTATAGTTGGTACCTCAACCTCCATCCTCTTACCATGGAGCACATCCTCAAGCCCTATCTCCACATCTATGACTAGAGGTTCTCTACCTCCTCTACCCTTACTCTCCTGCCAGAAGAATGGTGAGCCCATGCTGAACCCAAAGAACCTCTCAAATATCCTATCGAAGTCAAGATCGAAGCCTAGATCCTTGAGTATCTCATCTATATCGAACTTTGCACCTTTGAATATCTCCTCGCTTGTATACCTCCCCTCCAAACCAGCATGACCATACATATCGTATAGTTTACGCTTCTCATCATCGCTCAGTACAGCATATGCTTCAGATATCAACTTGAACTTCTCCTCTGCATCTGGGCTCTTGTTCCTGTCTGGATGGTACTTCAATGCTAACCTCCTGTATGCCTGTTTTATCTCCTCCTTACTTGCATTCTTTGAGACGCCTAGTACCTCATAGTAATCTGGCTTGCTGTTCTTGCTCATACAACATCACATAATAAGAAAATAAGAGCCATTTATTTAATATGATTGTAGTGATCAATGACTTACTTGCTCTCTGAGCCTGTTGTTGAAGAGGAAGAGTATGAGGATGAGGATGAGGAGCCAGTACCTGAGCCTACCCTGCTGTACACCTGTGCACTGATCTCTCCAAGGATGTTCTTCAACTCATCAAGCCTGCTCTTTATCAATGCTGTATCCTTCCCTGCTAGAGCATCCTTCAACGCCTGTATTGCCTTGTTTATCTTCTCAATCTGCTCTCCACTCAACTTATCCTTCAGATCTTGCTTTATCATCCTATCAGCAGTGTAGATGAGGTTATCAGCCTCGTTCCTTAACTCAGCCTCCTCCTTCTTCCTCCTATCCTGCTCAGCATACAATTCAGCCTCCCTCTTGAGCCTCTCTATCTCCTCCTTGCTCAACTTGTTTGTTGAGGTTATAGTTATGCTCTGCTCCTTACCAGTTGCAAGATCCTTTGCACTTACATGCAGTATGCCATTGGTATCAAGATCGAATGTAACCTCTATCTGAGGCACACCCCTTGGTGCTGGAGGTATACCTGAGAGTGTGAACATGCCTAGAGAGACGTTATCAGCAGCCATAGGCCTCTCACCCTGCACAACATGTATGGTTACTGCTGTCTGGTAATCTGCTGCTGTTGTGAATATCTTGCTCCTCTTGCATGGTATGGTTGTGTTCCTCTCTATTATCTTCTCAGTCAACCCTCCTAGAACCTCAACACCAAGGCTTAGAGGAGTTACATCAAGAAGCACTATATCCCTTGCTATATCTCCTGCTATTATTGCACCCTGTATTGCTGCCCCTATTGCTACAGCCTCCATAGGATCTACACCCCTCTCTGGTTCTTTGCCCATGATCTGCTTAACAAACTCTCTAACTATGGGCATCCTTGTTGGACCTCCTATAAGGATGATCTTATCTATATCCTCAGGCTTCATCTTTGCATCTGCCAATGCCTGCATCATTGGCTGCCTACAGCGCTCAACTATTGGTCTTATCAACTCCTCCAACTTTGCTCTAGTAAGTGTCATGTTAAGATGCTTAGGCTCATTGTTCCTTGGGTCATATGCTATGAATGGTAGGTTTATCTCAGTAGTTAGTAGTGATGATAACTCTATCTTTGCCTTCTCTGCTGCCTCCCTTACACGCATCATAGCCATCCTATCCCTGCTCAGATCTATGCCTGTATCCTCCTTGAACTTGTTAATTATGTAATCTACTATTGCATTATCCATATCTGTTCCTCCTAACTGTGTATCTCCAGATGTAGCCTTAACCTCGAATACACCTCCTCCCATCTCCATTATTGTAACATCAAGTGTACCTCCACCAAGATCAAAGACCATTATCTTGAGATCCTTGTCAGCCTTGTCAAGACCATATGCTAGGGCAGCAGCAGTAGGCTCTGGTATAAGCCTTACAACCTGCAACCCTGCTATCTCACCAGCATCCTTTGTAGCCTGCCTCTGGTTATCGTTGAAGTATGCTGGTACAGTTATAACTGCCTTCTCAATCTTCTCACCAAGGAATGCTTCTGCATCCTTCTTTATCTTCTGCAGTATCAATGCTGAGATCTGCTGAGGTGTATACTCCTTATCATGAACCTTGAATTTATAGTCTGTACCCATCTTACGCTTTGCTGCAATTACTGTACCCTCTGGATTTGTTACCATCTGCCTCCTTGCTGGTTCACCTACCAGCAGTTGCCCATCCTTTGTGAATGCAACTATGGATGGGAATGACTTACCATAGAGTGATGTACCTTCTGCTGATGGTATCACTACAGGCTTGCCTCCAATTATAACTGCAGCAGCAGAGTTACTTGTACCTAGATCTATGCCTATTATCTTACTCATGGCTCACCACCTCCTTCCTGTACAGGTCTCCTAGATACCTCTACAAGGCTGGGTCTTATTACTTTATCATTCATCATGTAACCCTTCCTTATCTCACTTGTAACTGTAAGATCTGGGAGCTCTGCATTGTAGATGAATGATACTGCCTCATGCATGTTCGGGTTGAATGTCTTACCTACAGCAGGTATCTCTACAACCCCAGCATCCCTGAGTATGCCATCAAGGTTCTTAAGCACACCTTCAAGCCCTTCTACCACATGCTTATCAGCGCTCTTCCTTGCAGCATCAACTGCTCTCATAAAGTCATCCCTAAGGCTGAGGAGTTTGAGCACAAAGGACTCTATACTCTGCCTTACCCTATACTCAGCCTCCCTCTCAACCCTCTTCCTGTAGTTATCGTAATCTGCAAGAAGGTACTTGTACCTGCTCTCATACTCCTTCAATGCACTCTTTAGCATCTCAACCTCCTCCTTGCTTGAACCCCCAACCATAGCCTCCTCGCTATTGATCTTACTAGCATCACTGTTAACGGTATCGCCATTATTCTTATCACCAATACTCATATTATGAACTCTAACATGCCAGCCTATAAACCTAAACCTAGCATCTAATCTATAACCTCACGTAGAGGGTTTGCCTTGACTATTATTGAATTCCTTCCTATACTCTTACCCTTATCCCTGTAACCCTTCACCCTCTCATAATCTGCCCTTGAGCATGCAAGTATAACTAGAGTTCTATCATCATATACATCTAATAGGCTGGTGTCTCTTAGCATATCCACATCCCCTATGTAATCCCTCAACCTAGATGAGAGGAGTGATAGCATCGCTGCCCTGCTACTCCTCATCTCATTGCTATCTATGCTCCATGCTATAACTATCTTGCACTTGCTTGCCCTAAGATCCCTCTTCTTGAGCAGTAACCTAACCTCATCCACAACATACTTGGAGTAAGCCTCTAGACTCCTTATGCAGTTATTTACTATATGTGCTAGAGTACCACTCTCTATAGAGTTTGCTAGCATGTAGAGGTCGAATAGGCTAGAGGCAACATCATCTATGAAGAGTTCCCTTAACCCTTCCTCCTCCCTAAGGATGCTACGTGTGCTCTCTCCTATACTCTTGCATAGTTCGAATGCTGTTATAAGGGGTATGTAGTGTGATAGCACTCTATTTGAGTAGAGTACCTCTGCTGATTGTATATCCATCATAGGGATCCTTGAACTATCTGTAACACAATCAATTATCTTGTATATGCCATGATCCTCCCTCATCATCGAGGTAGAGCCTATAACATAGCCTAGAGCATCTGATGCTATAGGCATGTAGTAGTAGTTGATATCATCATTAACCTTCATGTTTGTAACATGCTCCATAACCTCCATCATCTCATTGTTCCCTCCTATCCCAGTTGGTATACAGTATATTATGGATGAGCCCTTCCTAAGATGATTTATCATGCTCCTGAACTTACCTGCTATCTCCACCTTTGCATCTTGACCAACCTTCCTTATCTTTGGTGTGAAGAATACATGGTCTGCACTTGCCATTGCAACACTCTCAGGTTCTAACCCAAGCAATGGCTCATCCTCCATCAATGCATTAACGCTAGAGTATGCCATTGCCATCTCTGCCCTAATAGATATGGCCATGCCTTTGGACTCATCCACCATGGATACATCTAAACCCTTGAGTGAGAGGCTCTTGGCTATGTTGTAGCCCTCACTACTAAGACCATACACTACTACCTTCAATCTGATAGGATTATGGGGTGAGAGTAATAAAGCCTTTACATGCACGATGCGATTAAGATTATTAATGAGATAAGGCTCATGAGGTATAGCCCGGCAGCCCGGTGGAGAGCATATTAGCAGATGCTCGCCGAATGTAGCGGTCAAGCATGGGGGCCTTTGGAGCCCCAGACCCCAGTTCGAATCTGGGCCGGGCTACCAATAATGATCCTCAACGAGTGTCCTTGCAGGTGATTGGAGGTATCTGTTGTTGTAGGCTATTATTGAGAGTGTTTATGGGATGGGATAGGATGGGTAGATATTCAACATACATGCAATATATTGAAAGAGGATGAGTATGGGGAGTGGATGCTGTGAGGCTTGAGGATATGAATATTATGTACACTAATAAGGCTCTTCAAGTTCCTGTTACCCAAATAAATTGGTGGTTAGTAGTATGCTGTTGCTTCTGCTACGCTATAACCATTTAACACTTCTAACTAACCATTCTCACTATAATCATCATCACTCCATCTTTGCATCATAATGGATTATAGCCTGAATAACCTACCCCACATATTGAGATATTCTTCCCATCATTGATTAGCAGTGTATAGCATACTATGCATCTAACATCTTCATCTTCTTCATATCATATAACCTTGCAGTACCACCCTATACCCTATTATGAACTCATCCCTACCTTGCCTTGCTATGACATATACAGATACATTATTGGGGGAGTGAACTTGACCCTCTAGCCATAGTCGTATCTCTTTACTACATCCTTAGCCGTATGATCGTTGTATATACTTATCAGATAGTTAGAAGCTTGATCTTGATGATCTACTATCCTAACGCTGTGTTTGCATGATTGCCTTCTGGGGCTGTTTGGTGTAGTGGTAATGAGTTCTGGTATTGTAATACAGCCAAATTATAGGATCGTTCCCATGATAAGAGTACATCTGCCTTAGAGTATATTGAGTTTTTATTAATGTTAGTTACACCAAACTGATTATACCAAAGGCATAATAATGGAGGATGAGCAATATAATATATGGAGTATGAGGATACATTTGTAAAGATAGCACATCTTCTAGGAGGGGAGGATTACGTTAGGGTTGCTAGAGCACTACTCAACAATGAGGATACTACAGATGAGGAGATAGCTAGTGCTACAGGGTTGAAGATAAACACTGTTAGGAAGGTACTCTATGATCTCTTCAGCAAGGCCCTTATAATAGGGATAAGGGTTAGGGATGAGAAGAAGGGCTGGTTTGTGTACAGGTGGAGGGTAAAGAGGGATAACGTTGATACATTCATAGATGGGCAGAAGCGCAAGATCCTAGATAGGTTGAGGATAAGATTACAGTATGAGGAGAGCAACCAGTTCTATCACTGTGGAAATTATTCATGCCCAAGGCTAACATTCGATCAAGCAGTAGATGCATTCTTCAGGTGCCCATCATGCAAGGCACCCCTCAACCTTGCTGATAACTCAATGCTCAAACAGGCAATAATAGCAAAGATAAATGAGTTGAGTAGTGAGTTGCAGAAGAATGGCAAGGGCAACACATGATAGATTTAGACCAATAATAATTGATGTAGCAAGACTTAATCTTTTCTATCTACACTCTATATATTGCTATTTAGCACTTTGTAATGCAGTATAACCTCCCCATTCCCATGCATTCTATTCACATCAATAAGCATGAGCCTCCTACCCTCCTCTACTCTTAAGAACCCCTCACCCTCTACCAATGTCTTTGCATCCCTGCCACCTAGTACTACAGGTACTACAGTTACCATCAACTCATCTACCAGCCCTTCCTTGAGGAGTGACCAGTTAAGCTCTCCCCCTCCCTCAACAAGTACCTTCCCTATACCCATACCCCTCAACCACTTGAGTAGCATACGTAGATCAACCCTATCCCTTCCTACTACAATAACAGTTGCTCCCATACCCCTCAACCTCTCTACTCTTGCTTGATCTGCATGCTCAGATACAGCTATTATGGTTGGAATGCTCTTACATGTACTCATTATCTTGGAAGTAGGGCTTATCCTAGCATGGCTATCAACAACAACCCTTGATGGGTTGCTCCCTTCTCTACCCTCAACATACCT includes the following:
- a CDS encoding NAD(P)/FAD-dependent oxidoreductase codes for the protein MAYTMRVDVVVVGAGIAGLSVAEAMLNKGMKVCIIEAKHAGYGATGRSAGIATVQMNDTLDVRLAKKGIDIINTWRRRYNLDGILSTTGLLSIDRQGSIMKYARLFSECEVAYEVMDVREAMDRWPWLRFNVDGVDAEECIYTKDDVCMDPLVFASVFADRLKDMGVEFATGRVDIQSMMVDGEHVTLRFDNEHVVADTLVLCTGAWSKGIGRWLGYAPTTILKVPLIFFKYDIGEHDMVLPFADEINHTYWIPSRAGMLVGADYTVWDVNEAEDALGEEFRVKEGVHVDDHLLTYIKHVRELLVKRINFHVYESKVHFGPISITPDGRPIVGRVPEFKNLYILDGLRGYGLARAPALAYMLVEHILDGTDIVEELGSTRFISTNDTWLIQEG
- a CDS encoding 5' nucleotidase, NT5C type; the encoded protein is MRIAVDVDGVLADIISVWLTYYNRKHNSSLSKEQVQRWDFWKSIGYSAERFYTELAACWKEWLKVPVIESDIANSIAMLRSLGKVDIVSAQIAKDYVKRWLEHNNIVYDEYVSVARGVDKADLAYDVFIDDSPINAERISAMGRLVLLYDQPWNRHLSNGRYIVRVKNMDGVKRVLMDRLMSMKRL
- a CDS encoding Hsp20/alpha crystallin family protein; its protein translation is MSDEERRRREGEGERRDIFDVIEEMDRRMRRIMERALSSMIMDVDEQLYDIERRELKPLTQISETDEEVIVTLDIPCASKESIELKATEDTLFIRARMDRCITFSNVEFENYSKSVRLPARVEPKYARASFRNGILQVRLPKKFEGSEISIE
- a CDS encoding proteasome assembly chaperone family protein — its product is MKVVEYDSIKMESPYIFIGLPDVGLVGSIAVSYMIDSIKMAEIGHVESDLLPPLLLVRHGEVKNPIRLYSNGSNMIALISEMPIHPSILQEFVTSIAEWFKRVNPRLVVSITGIPVQNRLNIDKPKVFYIATDEHTSSLMRSTHALVFEEGILFGAYAAILKACISRNIPTLTLFTQSHLNFPDPFASIEALEVLNKALNIGIDLNELREEAEMIRIKTRELMKQTESMLAEPRLKATPTFYG
- the hsp20 gene encoding archaeal heat shock protein Hsp20; protein product: MSWEEWFSRRRRPFAFWQEIEEMMREMEREMERMFERSMKELEEMVPKDLVREYKLPDGRVRREWGPFVYGYSLTIGPDGKPVIREFGNVRPSLTGGRIALKEEREPLVDVMSTDGELKVIVELPGINKEDIRVTATEKSVNIRAENPERKYSKSIDLPEEVDPASAKSTYKNGILEITFKKKGSKQEGFTIKVE
- a CDS encoding J domain-containing protein → MSKNSKPDYYEVLGVSKNASKEEIKQAYRRLALKYHPDRNKSPDAEEKFKLISEAYAVLSDDEKRKLYDMYGHAGLEGRYTSEEIFKGAKFDIDEILKDLGFDLDFDRIFERFFGFSMGSPFFWQESKGRGGREPLVIDVEIGLEDVLHGKRMEVEVPTIVQCSTCKGTGAMPDSRIRTCTVCKGTGQVKRVIEQSRFGTFVSIEPCRECNGKGRIVERPCITCNGTGRVRRIERVGVSIPAGLEDGTMLRLDDGHGSKSNRYGMDNDAVDGYDVYIRVRVKPHPLFKRSNSDIVYEAKVSFPRLVLGGDVKVPLLDGGYYTLKIPPGTQPDTVFTIKGKGLPRHDGYYYGRGDQLVKVSVKVPTPSTLSERQRRLIEELDREFRE
- the dnaK gene encoding molecular chaperone DnaK — protein: MSKIIGIDLGTSNSAAAVIIGGKPVVIPSAEGTSLYGKSFPSIVAFTKDGQLLVGEPARRQMVTNPEGTVIAAKRKMGTDYKFKVHDKEYTPQQISALILQKIKKDAEAFLGEKIEKAVITVPAYFNDNQRQATKDAGEIAGLQVVRLIPEPTAAALAYGLDKADKDLKIMVFDLGGGTLDVTIMEMGGGVFEVKATSGDTQLGGTDMDNAIVDYIINKFKEDTGIDLSRDRMAMMRVREAAEKAKIELSSLLTTEINLPFIAYDPRNNEPKHLNMTLTRAKLEELIRPIVERCRQPMMQALADAKMKPEDIDKIILIGGPTRMPIVREFVKQIMGKEPERGVDPMEAVAIGAAIQGAIIAGDIARDIVLLDVTPLSLGVEVLGGLTEKIIERNTTIPCKRSKIFTTAADYQTAVTIHVVQGERPMAADNVSLGMFTLSGIPPAPRGVPQIEVTFDLDTNGILHVSAKDLATGKEQSITITSTNKLSKEEIERLKREAELYAEQDRRKKEEAELRNEADNLIYTADRMIKQDLKDKLSGEQIEKINKAIQALKDALAGKDTALIKSRLDELKNILGEISAQVYSRVGSGTGSSSSSSYSSSSTTGSESK
- a CDS encoding nucleotide exchange factor GrpE, which encodes MSIGDKNNGDTVNSDASKINSEEAMVGGSSKEEVEMLKSALKEYESRYKYLLADYDNYRKRVEREAEYRVRQSIESFVLKLLSLRDDFMRAVDAARKSADKHVVEGLEGVLKNLDGILRDAGVVEIPAVGKTFNPNMHEAVSFIYNAELPDLTVTSEIRKGYMMNDKVIRPSLVEVSRRPVQEGGGEP
- a CDS encoding transcription factor; translated protein: MEYEDTFVKIAHLLGGEDYVRVARALLNNEDTTDEEIASATGLKINTVRKVLYDLFSKALIIGIRVRDEKKGWFVYRWRVKRDNVDTFIDGQKRKILDRLRIRLQYEESNQFYHCGNYSCPRLTFDQAVDAFFRCPSCKAPLNLADNSMLKQAIIAKINELSSELQKNGKGNT
- a CDS encoding 2,5-diamino-6-(ribosylamino)-4(3H)-pyrimidinone 5'-phosphate reductase — translated: MKAHMDRPYVIINAAMSVDGKISSVGNDSRLSSKHDLVRVHRLRSMVDAVMVGINTVLIDNPMLNVRYVEGREGSNPSRVVVDSHARISPTSKIMSTCKSIPTIIAVSEHADQARVERLRGMGATVIVVGRDRVDLRMLLKWLRGMGIGKVLVEGGGELNWSLLKEGLVDELMVTVVPVVLGGRDAKTLVEGEGFLRVEEGRRLMLIDVNRMHGNGEVILHYKVLNSNI